The nucleotide sequence caaggaataaagtcctaggctgtcgagcctctccccataactcagtcccacaagtcctagcaacatccttgtagatcttttctgcattctttccagtttaataacatctttcctacaactaCAACTGCACAGAGTATTCCAACTATGGCCCAAACAATGTTGTACCATTACCTCGCTGCTCTCATGTACCAATAAACACCCCCCacatctaccactcacctgcatactagTGACAATTGGGAGTGGACATTTAACCTACTAACTTGCAGATATTTGGTATGTGGGGGAAAAAACCAAACCATTCAGGAAATCCACACAACCAgtgccagaagtcaggattgaacccaggtcactggctgcAAGACAGCAACTCTACTGGCCATGCCACATCCTATGATTAATGGCAAAACAGGCTCAAGACTTCATGTCATTGAATGCACATGGTGAGCAATTTGTTACACCCATATTCTGGCTATCAAGGAGACTCAAGGTACTGGAActggaagcaaaaaacaaacttctggaagaacttagcttgtcaagcagcatctgtgggagggcaATTCATTTCcaccagcatattgtttgttgcttcagattcaagcacctgcagtctcttgtgtttccttgatagccagctccattacaggcacaactcttcccaccagaggacgtcttcaagacaggctgcctcaaggcggtggcatccatcacgaaggacccccATCATCCGGGACGTGCCGTCTTCTCTCTACCATGGGGGAGaaggtacatgagcctgaagacccacactcagtgattcagaaacagcatcagatttctgaatggtccatgaacccccattattccttttattttgaactattttagttttgtaaatttatgtctttgaaatgtactgctgctgcaaaacaagaaatttcgtgtcatacaagtcagtgataataaatctgattctgttgctCCTGGCTATCAATACCATTGTTTTATCAAACAGTTAATTCAACTGAGCCTTTATTGAACCCAATGGATTTACTGAGGCCTTCCTCTTTCTTATTTGAGGCTCCGGGTTTTCTTAAGAAGATTTTTTGCAGCTTGTTGACAATTTGCTCCCTAAATTTATCACCCATCATGAAGTAGAAAACAGGGTTTATAACAGAATTGAGGAAAGCCAAAGGTCTGGTGATGGTGTAAATGGCCTTCACGGCTAATTTGCCACACACGGACATTCTTACACCTTCCAGTCGGGACACAATGCGGACATTGCGCATTATGTGGTAAGGGGTAAAGAGCACAATGAAAATACCAATGGCCAAAATGACCATCCTGAGAGGTTTGTTGATCTGGATCTTACTGGTTTCTCGCTTCATTTTCTTTAGGCTGCCTACAGTTCTGATGTACGTGAAGAGCATAATGCACAGGGGTATGAAGAACCCAGCAACTGTGAGGTACAAACTGTAAAACAGATTTGCCAAGGCCTTTCCTGAACTGGCATAGTCAGAACATTCAAAGTCCCCATTGCCTGTGTTGTTATAACTGTCATCATCAAAAAAGGTGTAAATGGGAAGTAACTCCAGTGTAACAAATACCCAGATACTTAGGCAAATGAAAACAGCGTTCACCTTTTTTTGCATGCAGTGGACCTTCAAGGGATGTCTCACCAGGTGGTACCGATCCCAACTGATGCAGGTGAGAAACAAAATGCTTCCATACATGTTAAAGTGAAGGATGTATTTATTTATCTGACAGGTGAGAACACTATAACCCCATTGGTTGCCACTGCTATAATAGCTTATCAGCAAGGGAAGGGAGCAAGTGAATATTAGGtctgagatggaaagattgaaaagatagATGTTGCAACACTTCCACTCCTTCAGACAGAATAGATAAGCCCATATTACAGTAAGATTGGCCAGAAGTCCCAAAATGAACTGTATTCCATACACAGTTGGAAGGTAGTACTTCTCCAGTTGGGGATTGATGTCCAAGCAACTGTTGTACATGGCCTAAAAATTAAGAAGGAACAACAGACATAACTCAATACAGGCACAGCAAAATGATATGCAATGCATGATGAGAAGAGATAATAGCTTTTTAAGAAATAGTTGTCACTTTCTAGACTGAATTATATGTGCCTCCACTTACCATTTCACTGTATAAAAACTTCACTGTCAGGATGTAACTGGATTGCCATTACTCAACTGATAGATTGTCATGGCAGATACAACTGAAATCAGTTCCATTCATTTCTCACTTAAAGCCAAAAAGAGTTCAAAACACAAACTTAGGACTGTCAACCCATTGTGTCAGTGTCACACTTGTTATCTTCCTATAACCCTTCCcatttaccatagaacaatacagcacaatacaggcccttcagcccaccatgttgtgccaacctttaaacctcgcctaagactatctaacctcttcctcccacatatccccctattttaaattcctccaaatgcttatctaacaatctcttgaacttgactaacgtacctgcctccaccactaccccaggcggcgcattccatgcaccaaccactctctgggtgaaaaacctccctctgatatctcccttgaacttcccacccattaccttaaagctatgccctcttgtattgagcattggtgccctgggaaagaggtgctggctgtctactctgtctattcctcttaatattttgtatacctctaccacgtctcctctcatcctccttctctccaaagagtaaaaccccagctcccttagtctctcctcataatccatactctccaaatcaggcagcaccctggtaaatctcccctacaccctttccaatgctttcacgtccttcctataatgaggccaccagaactggacacagtactccaagtgtggtctaaccagagttgtagagctgcatcattaccttgcagctcttaaactcgatcccacgacttaagaaagcttatggaaatgttagctttcataactaccctatccatccgtgaggcaaatttcagtgatctgtggatatgaatccccagatccctctgctcctccacactacccagaatcctgccattaaccttgtatgccaccttggagtttgtccttccaaagtgtaccacctcacacttctccagattgaactccatctgccacttgtcagcccagctctgcatcctatcaatatccctctgcaatcttcaacaaatTTACTTCAACAAATATTTACATATAGTGACTGCACTCTTGGACCATCGTGTGTGGAaattgttgcctccacctatcactcctcagcctctgttgctattcccactctccccctcctctatctgcctctcagccctcctcacctatcactcaccagctcttgctccaccccttcctctcacctcctcatactggccatctcccctctatcattcagtccagatgaaggagctcaacctgaaatgccgaTTGtccatctctccacagatgctgcctgactcattgagttcctccagcattttgtttgttgatccaTGTACCAGGAGAATTTCATTcagattttatttctatttaaaataTGGCTTTGTCCCTGACTCAACTATTACTTATGACAAGTAATTCCATGTTCCAAAAATTTTCTGACGAAGTTAATAGGACACATAATTAGGGATAATAATCaatcttcatttaaataatttattaaaagaCAGATGCAGAGATGAGGGATAAGGAATAAAAAGTCACTTTAAACTGGGAGGTGCCACAAGGATCCAAGCTTTGAACCCAGCTATTTACAATGACTTACgagggaccaagtgtaatataatGAAGTTTGTTAATGCCACAAAGCTCAATGGGGAAGTAAACTTTGAGGAAGATAGAGATCGTTAAAGAACGTAGAGTTGAATAATTGGCTGAGGATTGagattaatgtggagaaatgtaaaAGTATGCATATGGTTAGGATAAAGAAATGTAGAACATTTTTGAAAACATGAATTATGTTAAATGCAGTAGAGATTTtgatataaaaaggtaacacacAGACAAGGCAaacaattaaaatgcaaattgcaTGCTTGCCTGCATTTAAATAGGGCTGGATTATATAAAGTACGAGTACCTACAGCATTTATGGGATTTTGTTGAGACTGCACCAAGgctggtattggtgtattattgtcacttgtaccaaggtacagtgaaaaacttgtcttgcatgaaaaacactgatgctggaggaactcagcaggccaggcagcatccatggagaaaagcaagtggtcaacgttttgggtcaggacccttcttcaggaccaatatataggagggaaaagcagagcagtgataggtggacaaaagaggggaggtgtggtgggcacaaggtggtgataggtagatgcaggcaagagataatgataggcaggtacaggggagagcagatccaccaggggatgggccaaaggtggaGGAGGAGATAAGGGGCGCAAAAAAAAAAAAGActaggaagaggaaagaagaggtatgattggggaagggtgagggggtTTTGgagattacttgaagtgggagaattcaatgttcatgctataaggctgcaaggttccaagatggaaaatgaggcattgttcctccagtttgcacttggacttctggcagtggaggaggacaaACACATCTATGATGGAGGGGGAGCTGGTGTGACTGGCAACAGGGGAGACACAGATCAccgttacagacagagcacaggtgttctgcaaaacagttacCTGGTCTGAATTTGGTCTCACCACTGTCGagggggccacacttggagcactgaatgctgtagatgatattaagggacatgcaggtgaatctctgcctcacatgAAAGAACtgattgggtccctggatggaggtagtgtaggggcaggtgttgcacctatgctgggggcagtggaaagtttgtGGGGTggcaggagtgaactagggagttgagAGAGCAgttcctgcgaaaggcagaaaggggaagatgtgcttggtggtggggtcctgttggaggtggtgaaagtgggagaatgatgcattggatatgtaggctggtaggatgaaatgtgaggacaagtgggaccctatccttgttgggtctgggagaggtgggggtgagagtagaCGTGCGGGCAAGAGCGCTCACACCTGCATCtgtcatttcctgcacctctgctctcatccccacctctcccagaccTAACAGGGATCAGCAGGTTATAttctatcttggaaccttgtagcctaatggcatgaacatagaattctcctactttaagtaatctgCAAATCACCCCtcaccaaccatgcctctttttctacccctcttctcctccacaactatgacccatcccccagtgaatctgctctccctcacacctgcctatcactctcttacctgcatctacctaccttcaccctgtgcccaccccacctccctcttttgtccacctatcactgctttgcttccccccccccccccccccatatactgggcttccccttttccgatcttcagtcctgaagaagtgtcctgaccggaaacattgaccgcctgcttcccctcccccccccccccccacggtggctgcctggcctgctgagttcctcctgcatcatatttttcatctagatttcagcatctgcagtcctttatttttctaacttgccttgcatactgttaacacagatcagtacattgaggtacaagATAATGCACTGTACAAGGTACAAATACCttacagtacaaggtaaaataatacagaatgcagaataaagtgtaacagctacagaggaagtgcagtgcaggcagacaatgaggtgaatggtcatgacaaggtagatactaggggaccatttaatagtttTAACAGGaaagatgctgtccttgagcctcatggtacatgcttttaggcttttgtatcttctgcccaatgggagaggggagattagagaatgtccagggtgggtggggtctttgatcatgctggct is from Pristis pectinata isolate sPriPec2 chromosome 6, sPriPec2.1.pri, whole genome shotgun sequence and encodes:
- the LOC127571718 gene encoding succinate receptor 1-like; this translates as MAMYNSCLDINPQLEKYYLPTVYGIQFILGLLANLTVIWAYLFCLKEWKCCNIYLFNLSISDLIFTCSLPLLISYYSSGNQWGYSVLTCQINKYILHFNMYGSILFLTCISWDRYHLVRHPLKVHCMQKKVNAVFICLSIWVFVTLELLPIYTFFDDDSYNNTGNGDFECSDYASSGKALANLFYSLYLTVAGFFIPLCIMLFTYIRTVGSLKKMKRETSKIQINKPLRMVILAIGIFIVLFTPYHIMRNVRIVSRLEGVRMSVCGKLAVKAIYTITRPLAFLNSVINPVFYFMMGDKFREQIVNKLQKIFLRKPGASNKKEEGLSKSIGFNKGSVELTV